In Miniphocaeibacter halophilus, the following proteins share a genomic window:
- the mgtA gene encoding magnesium-translocating P-type ATPase encodes MFLNKKKKIIMESKKDIEKLLHDAAMEDHNSLMEKIGTTNYGLSEEQIIENREKFGNNKVTEHKKDSVFKKLWDSFINPFSGILIFLAIISIYTDIILPDPEDKNAISVIIITAMVFISGMIRFVQEIRSGNAADSLLNLIKTKCTVIRENEQREILLEDLVVGDIVRLSAGDMIPADIRLIQTKDLFISQSSLTGENEPVEKTYKKAETEDSLTNYKSLAFLGSNVISGSAFGLVVATGDNTLFGMMAKDIQKEPVVTTFEKGVNQVSWVLIRFMLIMVPIVFVINGITKGHWIHAFTFAISIGVGLTPEMLPMIVTTCLAKGAVAMSKEKTIVKNLNSIQNFGSIDILCTDKTGTITQDKVILEYHLDVDGNDNSRVLRHAYLNSHFQTGLKNLMDIAIIESTNEEKVDDPSLRGLDEFYKKIDEVPFDFNRRRMSVVVEDKNGKTQMITKGAVEEMLSICSFVEFEGSVIELTDNIKEKVLNKVTELNDDGMRVIAIAQKTNPSPVGEFSVKDEKDMVLIGYLAFLDPPKESTIDAIVALAEYGVRVKVLTGDNEHVTRSICKMVGLEVNNLLTGSDIENMSEEELKKVVETTTVFAKVSPSQKAHIVELLRENGHSVGFMGDGINDAAAMKAADVGISVDTAVDIAKESADVILLEKDLMVLEKGIIEGRKTYANMIKYIKMTASSNFGNVFSVLIASAFIPYNPMTSIQLIFLNLIYDISCTAIPWDNVDKEFIKEPKKWDASGIVSFMLWLGPTSSIFDIATYLISYFLICPIFVPGAEGRLFNAIPQSEELVRDTYMMMAQSIWFVESMWTQSLVIHMIRTPKIPFIQSHASFAVTSLSLSGIVIATMIPFTPFGGLIDLYPFPLKYFYILAVTVVLYMILTTVVKDIYIKRYGKLL; translated from the coding sequence ATGTTTTTAAACAAAAAGAAAAAAATAATAATGGAAAGTAAAAAGGATATTGAAAAGTTACTACATGATGCTGCAATGGAAGACCATAATTCACTTATGGAAAAAATAGGAACAACAAATTATGGATTAAGTGAAGAACAAATTATTGAAAACAGAGAAAAATTTGGAAATAATAAGGTTACCGAACATAAGAAAGATTCAGTTTTCAAAAAATTATGGGATTCTTTTATTAATCCTTTTAGTGGGATTTTAATTTTCTTGGCAATAATTTCAATTTATACCGATATTATTCTACCTGATCCGGAAGATAAAAATGCGATTTCTGTAATAATTATTACAGCAATGGTATTTATTAGTGGAATGATTCGATTTGTTCAAGAAATTCGCTCAGGAAATGCAGCTGACAGCTTATTGAATTTAATAAAAACCAAATGTACAGTTATTAGAGAAAACGAACAACGAGAAATCTTATTGGAAGATTTAGTCGTTGGAGATATTGTACGTTTATCTGCAGGAGATATGATTCCTGCTGACATAAGACTAATACAAACTAAAGATTTATTTATTAGCCAGTCATCTTTAACTGGTGAAAATGAACCGGTAGAAAAAACCTATAAGAAAGCTGAAACTGAAGATTCTTTAACTAATTATAAAAGCTTAGCTTTTTTAGGAAGCAATGTTATTAGTGGTTCAGCCTTTGGTTTAGTTGTAGCAACAGGGGATAATACACTTTTTGGTATGATGGCTAAGGATATACAAAAAGAACCTGTTGTAACTACCTTTGAAAAAGGTGTTAACCAAGTTTCTTGGGTGTTAATACGTTTTATGTTAATAATGGTACCTATTGTTTTTGTAATTAATGGTATAACAAAAGGACATTGGATTCATGCCTTTACATTTGCAATTTCCATAGGAGTTGGACTAACTCCGGAAATGTTACCTATGATTGTAACAACTTGTCTTGCAAAAGGTGCTGTTGCAATGTCAAAGGAAAAAACAATAGTCAAGAATTTAAATTCAATACAAAATTTTGGCTCTATAGATATTCTATGTACCGATAAAACCGGAACTATAACTCAAGACAAAGTAATACTTGAATATCATTTAGATGTAGATGGCAATGATAATAGTAGGGTTTTAAGACATGCCTATTTAAATAGTCATTTTCAAACAGGTTTAAAAAACCTGATGGATATAGCTATTATTGAGTCAACAAATGAAGAAAAGGTAGATGATCCGTCTTTAAGAGGGTTAGATGAATTTTACAAGAAAATAGATGAAGTACCTTTTGACTTCAATAGAAGAAGAATGAGTGTAGTAGTTGAGGACAAAAACGGCAAGACTCAAATGATTACTAAAGGTGCAGTTGAGGAAATGCTTTCAATTTGTTCCTTTGTTGAGTTTGAAGGCAGTGTAATAGAATTAACTGACAATATTAAGGAAAAAGTTCTGAATAAAGTAACAGAATTAAATGATGACGGTATGAGAGTTATAGCCATAGCTCAAAAAACCAATCCTTCACCAGTTGGAGAATTTTCTGTAAAGGATGAAAAGGATATGGTTTTAATTGGTTACCTTGCCTTCCTAGATCCACCAAAGGAGTCTACAATAGATGCAATAGTAGCTTTAGCAGAATATGGGGTAAGGGTAAAGGTATTAACTGGCGATAATGAACATGTTACAAGATCAATTTGTAAAATGGTAGGCTTAGAAGTAAATAATCTTTTAACCGGTTCAGATATAGAAAATATGTCAGAGGAAGAATTAAAAAAGGTTGTTGAAACCACCACTGTTTTTGCTAAAGTATCTCCTTCTCAAAAGGCTCATATTGTAGAACTCTTAAGAGAAAATGGACATTCTGTAGGTTTTATGGGAGATGGAATAAACGATGCAGCAGCTATGAAGGCGGCAGATGTAGGAATATCTGTTGACACTGCTGTAGATATTGCAAAAGAATCAGCTGATGTTATTTTACTTGAAAAAGATTTAATGGTATTGGAAAAAGGTATTATAGAAGGCAGAAAAACTTATGCTAATATGATTAAATATATAAAAATGACAGCGAGTTCAAACTTTGGTAATGTATTTTCTGTTTTAATTGCAAGTGCCTTTATACCATATAATCCTATGACAAGTATTCAGTTAATATTTTTAAATTTAATATACGATATTTCCTGTACGGCTATACCATGGGATAATGTAGATAAGGAATTCATTAAAGAACCTAAAAAATGGGATGCTTCCGGAATAGTAAGTTTTATGTTGTGGCTAGGACCAACTAGTTCTATTTTTGATATAGCAACCTATTTAATTTCATATTTTTTAATTTGCCCTATATTTGTTCCAGGTGCAGAAGGAAGACTATTTAATGCAATACCTCAATCAGAGGAATTAGTTAGAGATACTTATATGATGATGGCACAATCAATTTGGTTTGTTGAGTCCATGTGGACACAATCCCTGGTAATCCATATGATTAGAACACCAAAAATACCATTTATACAAAGTCATGCATCCTTTGCAGTTACATCCTTATCTTTATCAGGAATAGTAATTGCAACTATGATTCCATTTACGCCATTTGGAGGATTAATAGATCTTTATCCATTTCCTTTAAAATATTTTTATATATTAGCAGTAACAGTAGTTTTATATATGATATTAACTACTGTGGTCAAGGATATATATATAAAAAGGTATGGAAAATTACTGTAA
- a CDS encoding helix-turn-helix transcriptional regulator, whose translation MKVNNKIKEIREKRGIVQLDMAAALGVSRQTMTAIENMKYNPSLELTLKIAKYFNLPVEEIFELVEED comes from the coding sequence ATGAAAGTAAACAACAAAATAAAGGAAATTAGAGAAAAACGTGGAATAGTTCAATTGGATATGGCTGCTGCATTAGGTGTTTCCAGGCAAACAATGACGGCTATTGAAAATATGAAATACAACCCTAGTTTAGAATTAACATTAAAAATAGCCAAATATTTTAATTTACCGGTGGAAGAAATATTTGAATTAGTTGAGGAGGATTAA
- the rplM gene encoding 50S ribosomal protein L13 — MKSYVAKTGDIQRKWYVVDATDKVLGRLASEIAAVLRGKNKPIFTPNIDTGDYVIVINADKVRVTGNKEGQKLYRHHTGFPGGLKSISYEELMAKKPEKAIEIAVKGMLPHNKLGRAMYKKLKVYAGPDHNHEAQQPEVLDI, encoded by the coding sequence ATGAAAAGCTATGTTGCTAAAACAGGAGATATCCAAAGAAAATGGTATGTAGTTGACGCTACAGACAAAGTACTTGGAAGACTTGCAAGTGAAATTGCAGCTGTTTTAAGAGGAAAAAACAAGCCTATATTTACACCAAATATAGACACAGGAGATTACGTAATAGTAATCAATGCTGACAAAGTTAGAGTTACAGGAAATAAGGAAGGTCAAAAATTATATAGACATCATACTGGTTTTCCAGGTGGTCTAAAATCTATTTCTTATGAAGAGTTAATGGCAAAAAAACCGGAAAAGGCAATTGAAATTGCTGTAAAGGGTATGCTTCCACATAATAAATTAGGTAGAGCTATGTATAAAAAATTAAAAGTTTATGCTGGTCCA
- a CDS encoding MurR/RpiR family transcriptional regulator: MISEFLDNQILKNLTKKEADILNFIYNNSEIVAQMSIKDFSIKMNTSTATIIRFCKKLNLSGFSELKYVLKRQKTFKYDNLDSYIQPETIIKNLSKDIENTALLIKENDIKQTICEINSTKSIHLYGSGLSGQVLDYIEYLLLSVGRQKVYRYETNYLGLKMSKTLTKDDILIAISSSGKFAPMIKIVNIANLNNATIIAITPSIKNQIADTADINFRFFGNTRKNDDAEFSTRLPMFFIVHIIFSYYLNNRGEFF, encoded by the coding sequence ATGATTTCTGAATTTTTAGACAATCAAATTTTAAAAAATTTAACAAAAAAGGAAGCTGATATATTAAATTTTATTTACAATAATTCAGAAATAGTAGCTCAAATGAGTATTAAAGATTTTTCCATAAAAATGAATACTTCAACAGCTACTATTATTCGTTTTTGTAAAAAATTAAATCTAAGTGGTTTCTCTGAATTAAAATATGTATTAAAAAGACAAAAAACTTTTAAGTATGATAATTTAGATTCATATATTCAACCTGAAACTATTATTAAAAACCTTTCTAAAGACATAGAGAATACTGCACTATTAATAAAAGAAAATGATATAAAACAAACCATCTGTGAGATTAATAGTACAAAAAGTATTCACCTATATGGTTCAGGTCTTTCTGGTCAGGTATTAGATTATATAGAATATTTATTACTTTCAGTTGGAAGACAGAAAGTTTATCGTTATGAAACGAATTATTTAGGCTTAAAAATGTCTAAAACATTAACAAAAGATGATATTCTAATAGCTATTAGTTCAAGCGGTAAATTTGCACCCATGATAAAGATAGTAAACATTGCTAATTTAAATAATGCTACTATAATCGCTATTACACCTTCTATAAAAAATCAAATAGCAGATACTGCAGATATTAACTTTAGATTTTTTGGAAATACACGAAAAAATGATGACGCAGAGTTTAGTACACGACTACCTATGTTTTTTATTGTACATATTATTTTTTCATATTATTTAAATAACAGAGGTGAATTTTTTTGA
- a CDS encoding universal stress protein yields MYKRILVPIDGSEHSLRALEVAKEIGEKFESEIYIYSVVQEISAIDPITTSYMITNRVPQGAVDVTKKILEDAKTKIENYKNEVHTDYEIGRPPELILRYADNKNVDLIVMSNRGLGAFSRTFLGSVSNKVLNSTDKSVLLVK; encoded by the coding sequence ATGTATAAAAGAATTTTAGTTCCAATTGATGGTTCAGAACATTCATTAAGGGCATTAGAGGTTGCAAAAGAAATAGGGGAAAAATTTGAATCTGAAATATATATTTATTCTGTTGTACAGGAAATTAGTGCAATAGATCCTATTACAACTTCTTATATGATTACTAATCGAGTTCCACAAGGTGCAGTTGATGTTACAAAAAAAATTTTAGAAGATGCAAAGACAAAAATCGAAAACTATAAAAATGAAGTACATACAGATTATGAAATAGGAAGACCACCAGAGCTGATTTTAAGATATGCTGACAATAAGAATGTAGATTTAATTGTAATGTCCAATAGGGGATTAGGAGCTTTTTCTAGAACTTTTTTAGGAAGTGTTTCAAATAAGGTTTTAAATTCTACAGATAAATCAGTATTGTTAGTTAAATAG
- a CDS encoding MurR/RpiR family transcriptional regulator — MKSFLSDIDTSNFSDIDFEILNFINNNINLVSNMNIEDLSNILFTSKSTIVRFCKKIKLDGFSELKYILKNESTTNTNIFNDFMSHNIYMYNNFVKNIELDKILSAVDLISNNDPLYIFGHSLSEIPAKYLYTVLNSLDRRCVFINKPILMKSISSSLDEKSTILIISANLNNSIYEDIVKTSINNKSKIILITRNHHSNLIPYANIAIFSNDKNISYKNIDVNSRIGIITIVQIIIELSYKKLLSK; from the coding sequence TTGAAATCTTTTTTATCAGATATAGATACATCAAATTTCTCGGATATTGATTTTGAAATTTTAAATTTCATAAATAATAATATAAATCTTGTTTCTAATATGAATATAGAAGATTTATCAAATATACTATTTACTTCTAAATCTACAATAGTTCGTTTTTGTAAAAAAATAAAACTTGATGGTTTTAGTGAATTAAAATATATTTTAAAAAATGAAAGTACTACTAACACCAATATTTTTAATGATTTTATGTCTCATAATATCTATATGTATAATAATTTTGTTAAAAATATTGAGCTTGATAAAATATTATCTGCTGTTGATTTAATTAGCAATAATGACCCATTATATATTTTTGGACATAGTCTAAGTGAAATTCCTGCAAAGTACCTATATACAGTATTAAATTCTTTAGATCGCAGATGTGTATTTATTAATAAACCAATTCTTATGAAAAGTATAAGTTCGTCACTTGATGAAAAATCTACAATTTTAATAATATCTGCCAATTTAAATAATTCAATCTATGAAGATATTGTTAAAACTTCTATAAATAATAAATCTAAAATTATATTAATTACAAGAAATCATCATAGTAATCTTATCCCTTATGCTAATATTGCAATATTTAGCAATGATAAAAATATATCTTATAAAAATATCGATGTTAATTCTAGAATTGGTATAATTACAATTGTTCAAATAATTATAGAATTATCTTATAAAAAGCTTTTGTCAAAATAG
- a CDS encoding glycosyltransferase, with translation MKILLATDAYSVIVNGVITSIKNLRRELISMGHDVKILTLSSNRHSYIDYDSNVVYLGSYDISKIYPDARFSLSYTNPLIDSILTWKPDIIHTQSEFTTFSIARKIANKLDIPIIHTYHTLYEEYTHYFSPSERIGKYLAKKFTKRIYHKSTCMVVPTLKTYKVLKKYGIDENIYIVPTGLSMDKFSIKYPKEELELLKEELNLPLKSKILISVGRIGKEKNIEELINYLTKMKFKNIHLLIVGDGPYKNTLANLIKDYNLNNKITFTGLIPNDELNIYYQMADLFVSASTSETQGLTYIESLANGTPILCRDDECLEQTVINNYNGFRYNSFDEFSEKLKLILNNNGLYKNFVENAVISVNENFSSTTFANKILEIYEKYIK, from the coding sequence ATGAAAATTTTATTAGCCACCGATGCTTACTCTGTTATTGTAAACGGAGTAATAACTTCAATTAAAAATCTTAGAAGAGAGCTTATCTCAATGGGACATGATGTAAAAATCTTAACCCTTTCTTCTAATCGTCATTCCTATATAGATTATGATAGTAATGTAGTATATTTAGGTTCTTATGATATTTCAAAAATTTATCCAGATGCAAGGTTTTCTTTATCTTATACGAATCCTTTAATAGATTCAATTCTTACATGGAAACCTGATATTATTCATACTCAAAGTGAATTTACAACTTTTTCCATAGCAAGAAAAATTGCAAACAAGTTGGATATTCCAATTATACACACCTATCATACCCTTTACGAAGAATATACCCATTATTTTTCACCTAGTGAAAGAATAGGAAAATATTTGGCGAAAAAATTTACTAAAAGAATTTATCATAAATCTACTTGTATGGTAGTTCCTACTTTAAAAACATATAAAGTTTTAAAAAAATATGGAATAGATGAAAATATCTATATTGTTCCTACCGGTTTATCCATGGATAAATTCAGTATTAAGTATCCTAAAGAGGAATTAGAGCTTCTAAAAGAAGAATTAAACCTACCTTTAAAATCTAAAATCCTAATTTCTGTAGGAAGAATTGGTAAGGAAAAAAATATTGAAGAGTTAATAAACTATTTAACTAAAATGAAATTCAAAAATATACATCTTCTTATTGTTGGAGATGGACCTTATAAAAATACTTTAGCAAATTTAATTAAAGATTATAATTTAAATAATAAAATAACTTTTACAGGTTTAATACCTAATGATGAGTTAAATATTTATTACCAAATGGCTGACTTGTTTGTTTCTGCCTCTACTAGTGAAACTCAGGGCTTAACTTATATCGAATCCCTTGCCAATGGAACACCAATTCTTTGCAGGGATGATGAATGTTTGGAACAAACAGTAATAAATAACTATAATGGATTTAGATACAATAGTTTTGATGAATTTAGTGAAAAGCTAAAGCTTATTTTAAATAATAATGGACTATATAAAAATTTTGTTGAAAATGCAGTAATTAGTGTAAACGAAAATTTTTCTTCTACTACTTTTGCAAATAAAATTTTAGAAATATATGAAAAATATATTAAATAG
- a CDS encoding Zn-dependent hydrolase, translating to MTHNLKESAKRVVSDLKELRNLTSTENGAQRVAWTPTWQKARNWFKEKVEQYGAEVTRDSAGNVWAKIQGESSDSIAIGSHIDSVPNGGWLDGALGVVVGIEIIRRYTEDKRKPKKTIYIVDWADEEGARYGRSCLGSAAANGSLDVDKIKDLVDINGIKYSDALRKYKVEPENMLNAYNELKEKNIKVYLELHIEQGPILENSNKDVACVYGIAGVERHYIDFIGQKSHAGSFPTELRQDAFLAAAESALEFRKIALKYNAVCTVGEVTVEPHVTTIVPGKCTISLDQRTIDKNNLKIIFEEAKDIVEKISKKNNVKSHWRNIHSIAPKIFDEELIELCKESVKEETGEATTMSSGPLHDAIEVAKIIPTVMMFAMSEKGLSHTKEENTPDDKLETAIRAFLRLVDKTIKK from the coding sequence ATGACCCATAATTTAAAAGAAAGTGCTAAAAGAGTTGTTTCCGATTTAAAGGAATTAAGAAATTTAACATCTACAGAAAATGGAGCACAACGTGTTGCTTGGACACCAACCTGGCAAAAAGCTAGAAACTGGTTTAAAGAAAAAGTTGAACAATATGGTGCAGAAGTAACTAGGGATTCTGCCGGTAATGTTTGGGCGAAAATACAAGGGGAATCTTCCGACTCAATTGCTATAGGAAGTCATATAGACTCTGTTCCTAACGGTGGCTGGCTAGATGGCGCTTTAGGTGTTGTTGTTGGCATTGAAATCATAAGACGTTATACAGAAGACAAAAGAAAACCTAAAAAGACCATTTATATCGTAGACTGGGCCGATGAAGAAGGTGCAAGATATGGCCGTAGCTGTTTAGGTTCAGCTGCAGCAAACGGTAGTTTAGATGTAGATAAAATAAAAGACCTTGTAGATATTAACGGAATAAAATATTCCGATGCATTAAGAAAATACAAGGTTGAACCGGAAAATATGCTTAATGCCTATAATGAGCTTAAAGAAAAAAATATAAAAGTCTATCTGGAACTTCATATTGAGCAAGGACCAATTTTAGAAAATTCTAATAAAGATGTAGCCTGTGTTTATGGAATAGCCGGCGTTGAAAGACACTATATTGACTTTATAGGACAAAAATCCCATGCCGGTTCCTTCCCTACAGAATTAAGACAAGATGCCTTTTTAGCTGCAGCTGAATCAGCATTGGAATTTAGAAAAATAGCTTTAAAATACAATGCTGTTTGTACTGTTGGAGAAGTTACAGTAGAACCTCATGTTACAACAATTGTTCCCGGAAAATGTACTATTTCACTAGACCAAAGGACAATAGATAAAAATAATTTGAAAATCATTTTTGAAGAAGCAAAAGATATTGTAGAAAAAATTTCCAAGAAAAATAATGTAAAATCCCATTGGAGAAATATTCATTCCATTGCACCAAAAATATTTGATGAAGAGTTAATTGAATTATGTAAGGAGTCTGTCAAAGAAGAAACAGGAGAAGCCACAACTATGTCTTCCGGACCACTACATGATGCAATAGAAGTAGCTAAAATAATTCCAACAGTAATGATGTTTGCTATGTCCGAAAAAGGACTTTCCCATACAAAAGAAGAAAATACACCAGATGATAAGTTAGAAACAGCAATAAGAGCCTTTCTTCGTCTAGTAGACAAGACTATAAAAAAATAA